A region from the Nocardioides coralli genome encodes:
- a CDS encoding sulfotransferase, which produces MSDRPSPRRVAGRLLRRLGLERSRPQPDYRYVFIVTYGRSGSTLLQGVLNSLPGYLVRGENRQAMRHLWEFHRTAVRERDRQRTGRERRGLPPGGHPPTDAYYGIDEFPVRRSLAGIRALALDTLLRPEPGTRVTGFKEIRWDDEDVAAYVTWLRKVFPGARFVVNTRSLDDVAQSRWWADDPGARERLEAVEARLLELRESLGEAAFHVRYDDYVADPAALRPLMDWLGEAYDEERLREVLATRHSY; this is translated from the coding sequence ATGTCCGACCGACCGTCGCCCCGCCGCGTCGCCGGCCGGCTGCTGCGGCGTCTCGGGCTCGAGCGGTCGAGGCCACAGCCCGACTACCGCTACGTCTTCATCGTCACCTACGGGCGCTCGGGGTCGACGCTGCTCCAGGGCGTGCTCAACTCCCTGCCCGGCTACCTCGTGCGGGGCGAGAACCGGCAGGCGATGCGCCACCTGTGGGAGTTCCACCGCACCGCCGTCCGGGAGCGCGACCGGCAGCGGACCGGCCGCGAGCGTCGGGGGCTGCCGCCTGGCGGTCACCCGCCGACCGACGCCTACTACGGCATCGACGAGTTCCCGGTGCGGCGCAGCCTCGCCGGGATCCGGGCGCTGGCTCTCGACACCCTGTTGCGACCCGAGCCCGGCACTCGCGTCACCGGCTTCAAGGAGATCCGCTGGGACGACGAGGACGTCGCGGCGTACGTGACGTGGCTGCGCAAGGTCTTCCCGGGCGCCCGCTTCGTCGTCAACACCCGCTCCCTCGACGACGTCGCGCAGAGCCGGTGGTGGGCCGACGACCCGGGAGCGCGGGAGCGGCTCGAGGCCGTCGAGGCACGGCTGCTGGAGCTGCGGGAGTCCCTGGGCGAGGCCGCCTTCCACGTCCGGTACGACGACTACGTGGCGGACCCCGCCGCCCTGCGTCCGCTGATGGACTGGCTGGGCGAGGCCTACGACGAGGAGCGGCTCCGCGAGGTCCTGGCCACGCGGCACTCCTACTGA
- the dop gene encoding depupylase/deamidase Dop, with translation MSVRRVMGTEVEYGISVQGQPLANPMVASSQVVNAYASATAKARRARWDFEEESPLRDARGFDMSRQVADPSQLTDEDLGLANVILTNGARLYVDHAHPEYSTPEVTTPLDLVRWDKAGELVMLDAARRAAQLPGGNQINLYKNNTDNKGASYGAHENYLMRRSTPFGDIVRHLTPFFVSRQVVCGAGRVGIGQDGREHGFQISQRADYFEVEVGLETTLKRPIINTRDEPHADPERYRRLHVILGDANLAEISTYLKVGTTALVLAMIEDGFIDRELTVEGSVSALRAVSHDPTLRHHVTLTDGRKLTAVQLQLEYLDLARKFVEDRLGSDADPQTLDVLERWESVLDRLERDPMECSTELDWVAKLRLLEHYRDRDGLGWEDAKLQLIDVQYSDVRPEKGLYHKLVDMGRIERLLDGGSVERAMHDPPHDTRAYFRGRCLEKYAEHVAAASWDSVIFDLPGRESLQRVPTIDPLRGTRASVGDLIDGCDTAEALFAALTS, from the coding sequence ATGAGCGTCCGCCGCGTGATGGGAACCGAGGTCGAGTACGGCATCTCGGTGCAGGGCCAGCCCCTGGCCAACCCGATGGTGGCCTCCTCGCAGGTGGTCAACGCCTACGCCTCGGCCACGGCCAAGGCCCGGCGGGCGCGCTGGGACTTCGAGGAGGAGTCGCCGTTGCGCGACGCCCGCGGCTTCGACATGTCCCGTCAGGTGGCGGACCCCTCGCAGCTGACCGACGAGGACCTCGGCCTCGCCAACGTCATCCTGACCAACGGCGCCCGGCTCTACGTCGACCACGCCCACCCGGAGTACTCCACCCCCGAGGTCACGACCCCGCTCGACCTGGTGCGGTGGGACAAGGCGGGGGAGCTGGTCATGCTCGACGCCGCCCGCCGGGCCGCCCAGCTGCCTGGCGGGAACCAGATCAACCTCTACAAGAACAACACCGACAACAAGGGAGCGTCCTACGGCGCCCACGAGAACTACCTGATGCGCCGGAGCACCCCGTTCGGCGACATCGTGCGACACCTGACACCGTTCTTCGTCTCCCGCCAGGTCGTGTGCGGCGCCGGTCGGGTCGGCATCGGCCAGGACGGCCGGGAGCACGGCTTCCAGATCAGCCAGCGCGCCGACTACTTCGAGGTGGAGGTCGGTCTCGAGACGACCCTCAAGCGGCCGATCATCAACACCCGTGACGAGCCGCACGCCGACCCCGAGCGCTACCGGCGGCTCCACGTGATCCTCGGCGACGCCAACCTCGCCGAGATCTCGACCTACCTCAAGGTCGGCACCACGGCGCTGGTGCTGGCCATGATCGAGGACGGGTTCATCGACCGGGAGCTCACCGTCGAGGGCTCGGTCTCGGCCCTGCGGGCGGTCTCCCACGACCCCACACTTCGTCACCACGTCACGCTGACCGACGGCCGCAAGCTGACCGCCGTGCAGCTGCAGCTCGAGTACCTCGACCTGGCCCGCAAGTTCGTCGAGGACCGGCTGGGCAGCGACGCCGACCCGCAGACCCTGGACGTCCTCGAGCGCTGGGAGTCGGTGCTCGACCGGCTCGAGCGCGACCCCATGGAGTGCTCGACCGAGCTTGACTGGGTGGCCAAGCTGCGCCTGCTGGAGCACTACCGCGACCGCGACGGCCTCGGCTGGGAGGACGCCAAGCTGCAGCTCATCGACGTCCAGTACTCCGACGTGCGCCCCGAGAAGGGGCTCTACCACAAGCTGGTGGACATGGGGCGGATCGAGCGCCTGCTCGACGGCGGCTCGGTGGAGCGCGCGATGCACGACCCGCCCCACGACACCCGCGCCTACTTCCGCGGCCGCTGCCTGGAGAAGTACGCCGAGCACGTCGCCGCGGCGTCGTGGGACTCGGTCATCTTCGACCTGCCGGGACGCGAGTCGCTCCAGCGGGTTCCGACCATCGACCCCCTGCGCGGCACCCGCGCCAGTGTCGGGGACCTGATCGACGGCTGCGACACCGCCGAGGCTTTGTTCGCCGCTCTCACCAGCTGA
- a CDS encoding ubiquitin-like protein Pup — protein sequence MAQERKTPSRKSAESKDNQEAPELESDVSERKEALDDDVDAILDEIDDLLETNAEDFVKSFIQKGGE from the coding sequence ATGGCACAGGAGCGAAAGACCCCGTCCCGGAAGTCCGCGGAGTCCAAGGACAACCAGGAGGCTCCGGAGCTCGAGTCCGACGTCAGCGAGCGCAAGGAGGCACTCGACGACGACGTCGACGCGATCCTCGACGAGATCGACGACCTGCTCGAGACCAACGCCGAGGACTTCGTGAAGTCGTTCATCCAGAAGGGCGGCGAATGA